The sequence below is a genomic window from Nitrososphaerota archaeon.
TAGGTGCGAGAACCCTGGTGGAAACGACCGTTGCGATAGAGTTGGCGGCGTCGTGGAAGCCGTTGAGGAAGTCGAAGAGGAAAGCTGTTGCAATGATTGATAGGATGAAGGGGTCTAGGAACAAATGTTTCGTCACCCACTCTTCTCTATGGGTCTCACATCAATCTCCTTCTGTGTCGATGCACCTCAGATTTACGAGTGCTTAAGCACTATGTCTCTAAGAAGGTTGCTAACGTCTTCACAGACGTCAGTCAATCTTTCGAGATCTTCGTATATCTCTTTGTATTTGATAATCAGGATGACATCCTTCTGCTCAAATAGTTCAGCGACCGCTCTGTTCAGGAGTTCGTCAGCCTCGTTTTCAAGGAAGTGCACTTCGACGCTTCTGCGTTCAATTTCCTGCTGGTTTAGGCTGCGCATGTTTTGGAAGGCTACGTTTAGTTCAGTTACTGCTTTCAGGATTACTTCTCCGAAGAGCGTCATTTCACGCGTTATCTCAATGATCCGATACGCGTATAGTTTGTTTACTATTGTGTTAGTGAAGTCGAGAACATCATCGTAAAGCGATGATAACTGATCGATGTCTTCGCGGTCAATGGGTGTAATGAAGGTGTGTGCCAGCCTGTCCTGTATGGTATGAACTACTTCATCGCCTTTATGCTCAATCTCCTTGATCTCTTTCCGCGTTTTGGCAACATCCTTGTAGTCTAATAGAAGATCGTTGAGTAGCTTGGCGCCTTGGACGACAAGTCTAGATTGCTCCTCCAAAAGGGAGAAGAAAATTTTATCCTGTGGAATTAGCCACTCCTTTACGTTTAATGGGACCTTCACTTTGTTCTCTACCACCCGTTAAAAAACGGGTCATATTTTAACTGAAAGGTGTACGAAGCAGGATTTCGGGTTGTTGGATCTTCGGCTTCGCTATTCTAGGAATTATCAGCGTATTACGGCGAAGCTGTTGAACTCTCCTGTGAACGGCTGAGTCTCCACCTCTACGTCTTGTACTTCAGCTGCTGGTGGTCCGATTCTACACCACTCTATCATCTGATTGACCTGCTCAGTATCTCCTTCTACGGTAAGCTCTACGCGGCCGTCAGGTAGGTTTTTCACCCATCCGAAGAGGTCCAGTGACTGAGCTTTGCTGGCCGCGTTGGCTCGGAAGAATACTCCTTGTACGAAGCCTGAAACATAGATGTGGGCACGTGTCTTGGTCATGCTGAGATTCTAGCCGTTCAACTGCTTTTATCGTTTTGTTTTAAACGCAATTCCATGAAGATTGCGTTGCTTGAGGGTACCTGCCGGTAGGGCTGTATCTCCCTGAAGCCGAGTGAATTGTAAAGCGCAACCGCCCCCTTCATAGATGATAACGTTATCAGCCGGATGCTTCTATACCCGATAAGGCGAGCCTGATCGACGGCCGTTATTGCTAATTGTCTGCCTATTCGTTTTCCTCGGAACTCAGGTCTCACGTATAATCGTCTCATCTCAGATACATCATCTGTAAGCTTCCGCAGCGCTACACATCCTGCGGCCTTATCATCTTCTAATGCTAGTAGGAGGCGTCCTTCAGGAGGGGCGTATTCGCCTGGAAGATCTGCAATCTCTTTTTCAAAGTCTCGAAAACGGAATCCCATTGCATCAGAGTATTCATTCATGAGCTCTCGAACCTTGCTGACGAACTCTTCAGAGTCCGCTTGAATAATTCTCAGCATCTCCCCTCTCAATATTTAGATTTCCAAAGTTCCCAGCAAAGTTAAGCCCCGTATGATTCTAAACGATGAGTTGCTTAAGGCTATCCTCGTTATATTAAGATCGAATCAGGCGGTGTAGAGCAGTGATTTGCCTGTAGCGGATTGATTAAATCTTCAGGTCACCGTGTTTCTGAATGTACGGAATAAGCCCACCTTCGGACAGGATGTCCATCATTGCAGCCGGCATAGGTGCAAACTTGATCTCAAACTTCTTTGTCTTGTTGACCAATTTACCCGCTTCAAGATCAATGGACAGCTCGTCTCCATCCTCTATGCGACTAGTATCGCAAATAACCACCGGCAACCCGATGTTCACCGCGTTCCGATAGAAGATGCGGGCAAAGGATTTCGCTACTATAGCTGATGCGCCTGATACCTTGATTACGACTGGAGCGTGTTCGCGGCTTGAGCCCATGCCGAAGTTGCGGCCTGCCACCACAATATCGCCTGGCTTCACGTTCTTAGCGTAGTCTGCGCGCGCATCCTCAAGAGTATGTTTGGCTAGTTCAGGCAAGTTTGTTCTGAGGTGGAAGTATCGTCCAGGGCATATGTGATCAGTAGTAACCATGTCGCCGAATTTCCATGCGCGTCCATTCAACGTCTTCATGCTAATCGCCTCGGATCGGTTAACGCGCCCTTTAACGCTGTCGCAGCTGCAGTTGCTGGTGAAGCCAAATAGGTTCCCGCATTCGGGTTACCTGTTCGCCCTAGGAAATTACGGTTTGTTGTTGTAAGAATGCGCTCGCCGTCAGCTGGGACGCCGCCGAGAGCTCCGAAGCAAACTCCGCAACCCGGTGGAGTCACTGATGCGCCTGCTCGCACCAAGGTTTCAATGGTTCCATCTTGCATTGCTAGAATCAAAGTTTCGCGGGACGCAGGTGTAACAATTAGTCTTACGTTCGAGCTCACATGTTTGCCTTTCAGGATTTTAGCTGCTATCTGCAGGTCCTGTAGACGGCCGTTAGTGCAGCTTCCAATGAACACCTGCTGCATCTCCAGCCCAGCGACCTCGCTGACCGGTTTAACATTATCCACGTTGTCGGGGAAAGCGACGGTCGGCTCAACCTTCTCCGCTTCAATTGTTATAGTCTCCTCGTACTCGGCGCTCTTATCGGGGGCGATCTGCTGGAAGTTCTTTCCTCTTCCTCTGCTCTCCAGATATTTCTTTGTCGTAGCGTCGGATGGGATGAGTCCAACCTTTGCGCCGGCTTCAACAGCCATATTCGAGAGGGTTAGTCTCTCATCGATTCGCATCTTTGAGATGGTTTCACCTACGAACTCAAGCGCTTTGTAATTAGCTCCCTCGACACCGAGTTTACCTATCGCGGTAAGAATAACGTCTTTAGCGTAAACACTGGGCTGCAGTGCTCCTTCAACCTCGATCTTAATTGATTCGGGGACTCTGAGCCACGTCTTACCTAACCCTATTGCTACCGCAATGTCGGTGGCACCCATACCTGTTGCGAAGGCGCCTAATGCCCCTGCGGTTACGGTATGTGAATCGGTTCCGAGAACTACTTGGCCGGGGCTCGCGTAATTCTCAGCCATGACTTGGTGGCAGATTCCTTCTCCCGCCTCTGAGAAGCGGCTTCCAGTTTCTTTAGCCCATTTTCTCAACCGGGCTTGGTTGTTCGATATTGTGCTGTTTGGGCTTGGAACCGCGTGGTCTAGGATGAGAATCGTCCGGTCTGGATGAGCAGGCTTCGAGATGTTCAGGGTCTTCAGCTGATCCAGTGTGAGTGGGCCGCTTGCATCATGCGCAAAAACGTAGTCAACTTCGGTGACAACTATTTCGCCTGCTGAGACCTCTCGACCAGTCTTTTGTCCAAGTATCTTCTCGCTCATCGTTTTGCCCAAAGTTTTTCGCGACTCCTCTACAATCAGCTCCGCTAAAATGGGCTATAAAAAAGTTCTAAGCGGCTACTGGTTGGTCAGCTAGTGTGCGTCGTAGTAGTCTACGGCTGCGTCAACCGCTACGCCGGGCTTTAGCGGATGCCCCTCCTTACGTAACGCAACTTCGAGAGCTTCTAGGAAGAAGAGAACATTTCTCTCGCTTGAGTTAAGCCCCATTAAGCCGACCCGCCACACCTGTCCTTTTAACTCGCCTAGGCCGGCACCTATCTCGGTGTTGAACCTGTCAAGAAAGATGTTCTTAACCTTGTCCGCATTAACTCCTTTCGGAACCCTGACTGCGTTTAGCGATGGCAGTGTGAACTGGTGCTCTGTATTCATTGTCAATCCTGCCGCTTCAACTCCCGCCATTAGTGCCTCGGAGTTTCGCTTATACTTCGCAATTCTGTTGTCCAAGCCTTCTTCAAGCGCTATCATCAAAGCTTCTCTTAGTGCGTATACATTCATTATTGGCGCGGTGTGATGATACATTCTTCGTTCGCTCCAGTAACGCTCTATCAATGTGAAGTCGAAGTAGAGGCTCTGCACCGGTTTCCGACGGTTCCGGATCCTGCTCATTGCTCTGTCTCCAACGGTGATTGGTGAGGCGCCTGGGGGTGCATTGAGACACTTCTGGGGGCTGCTGTAGCAGACATCGATGCCCCAGCCGTCTATGTCGAGATCTACGCCTGTGAATGACGTGACCGTGTCTACAAGTACCAGCGCATCGTATGCGCGAGCAATTTTTGCAATATCCTGAAGAGGCTGTAGTGCACCTGTGGATGTTTCGCCTTGAACTAGCGCTACAAGGTTGGCATTGCTGTTCTTGAAGAGGTTCTCAACTTCTTCTTTAGTGGTGACATCACCCCAGCGCTTCTTAACCTCAAGAGTTTTGCCGCCCCACCGTCTAACCATCTCGGACATTCGTTGAGCGAAGTAGCCGTTAACACCAATTATAACCTCGTCTCCCTCTTGAACGAGGTTGCAGATAGCTGCCTCCATAGCTGCTGTTCCGGTGCCGGATATAGGTAGAGAAAACTCATTCTTGGTTTTGAAGGCATTAGCCAGAAGCTTCTTAGTCTCATCCATAATCTCGATGAAATAGGGATCGAGATGGCCGACAAGTGGGGATAGCAGCGCTTTCACTACGCGCGGATGAACGTTGCTCGGACCGGCGCCAAGAAGAAGCCGCTCCGGTGGGTTAAGCTCGTCCATATGCAAACTACACCGCCACAGTGCGGAGTACGTACATAATAAATATAATCGGTATTTCTTAGACTAACCCATATATTAGATGCCTGCAGCCCGAACGATTAACACAACCAACCATATGCAATAAATATACGTCAACACGTCTCAAGGGAACCGCTATAAAAGATGGTGTAAACACATGGTTCTGATACTCCAAGGACAAGAAATACAGCAAATTCTGAAGATGCGTGACACCGTTCCAGCGGTTGAAGAAGCCTTCCGGCAATTAGGTGAGGGACAGGTCCAGATGCCTCCACGTCAACTAATGCTTGAACCTGAGCGAGGCGGATGGATAGCCGTCATGCCGGCCTACATAAAGAAGACTAAAGCTCTAGCCACTAAAGTTGTTACTGTCTACCCCGAAAACCCCACGGTGAAACTACCAACCACAATGGCCACCATAGTACTCAACGACCCTGACACAGGCCAACTTCTAGCAGTAATGGATGGCGCATACATAACCGCGGTCAGAACCGGAGCAGTAGGTGGAGTCGCAGCCAAATACCTTGCGAGAAGCGATGCGCAGACTGTAGGCATCTTTGGCGCCGGCATCCAGGCCAGATCTCAGCTTGAAGCCCTGTGCGAAGTGCGTCACATAAAGGACGCGTTGGTCTACGATTTGGTACCCGAAGCCGCTGAGAAGTACGCGGAGGATATGTCAATTAAACTAGGGATCAAGGTGTCTGCGGCAAAGACATCAAAAGAGGCTGTGACTGATCGCGACATTATCGTGACAGCATCGACCGCTAAGACGCCGGTCTTCAAAGGCAGCTGGCTTGAACCAGGTACGCACATCACAGGGGTAGGTGCCCATATGGCGAGCACAAGAGAAATCGATACGGAAGCGGTGAAGCGATCTAAAGTTGTCGTGGATCTCCGAGAGGCTGCGGAGAAGGAGTGCGGAGAACTCCTGATACCTCTTCAAGAAAAAGAGATTACGCTTGACATTATCTACGGTGAATTAGGAGAAATCGTATCAGGCAAGAAGAAGGGCCGCGTCAACCCGCGGGAAATCACGCTCTTCAAGTCAGCCGGTCTAGCAATACAGGACGCAGCAGCTGCGCGTCTAGCCTACGATAAAGCCGTTAAAGCCGGTGTAGGCGTACACGTAGATTTATGATCACCCGAAAATCGCTTCTCCATTGAAACCAAAGTTAGGGTTAAGCCGATTTGTTCAGCATCAATTAGTCTACTGTCTTTTAGACGCGCTACTGGATGAAAAGAGACTCTAGTCAAAGCCACGGTAAAATCCGGATTTTTGCTTGATATTATTTGTAATAAACCATATAGGCTGGTAAAACCGACCATTTCAACGAATATTACTGGCTGTTAGATCGCGACGAAAGCAGATTCCTCATCGCATCTTACATCCAGTCTTCTCTAGTAAAATGCTGCTCCGACCATAAAGACGATTGTCACTAGTGGTGTGTTGCTTGATTCGGGTTTGATAGCAACCGTTTTTGGTTTGAGTGTACCTGTATTCATGGTGTCTTTGTGAGTGTTTCTGTTCAGAAGAGGGATTGGCGTAGGTATAATGATGCTTTGGTTA
It includes:
- a CDS encoding DUF47 family protein; translated protein: MKVPLNVKEWLIPQDKIFFSLLEEQSRLVVQGAKLLNDLLLDYKDVAKTRKEIKEIEHKGDEVVHTIQDRLAHTFITPIDREDIDQLSSLYDDVLDFTNTIVNKLYAYRIIEITREMTLFGEVILKAVTELNVAFQNMRSLNQQEIERRSVEVHFLENEADELLNRAVAELFEQKDVILIIKYKEIYEDLERLTDVCEDVSNLLRDIVLKHS
- a CDS encoding acylphosphatase; the protein is MTKTRAHIYVSGFVQGVFFRANAASKAQSLDLFGWVKNLPDGRVELTVEGDTEQVNQMIEWCRIGPPAAEVQDVEVETQPFTGEFNSFAVIR
- a CDS encoding GNAT family N-acetyltransferase gives rise to the protein MRGEMLRIIQADSEEFVSKVRELMNEYSDAMGFRFRDFEKEIADLPGEYAPPEGRLLLALEDDKAAGCVALRKLTDDVSEMRRLYVRPEFRGKRIGRQLAITAVDQARLIGYRSIRLITLSSMKGAVALYNSLGFREIQPYRQVPSSNAIFMELRLKQNDKSS
- a CDS encoding 3-isopropylmalate dehydratase small subunit gives rise to the protein MKTLNGRAWKFGDMVTTDHICPGRYFHLRTNLPELAKHTLEDARADYAKNVKPGDIVVAGRNFGMGSSREHAPVVIKVSGASAIVAKSFARIFYRNAVNIGLPVVICDTSRIEDGDELSIDLEAGKLVNKTKKFEIKFAPMPAAMMDILSEGGLIPYIQKHGDLKI
- a CDS encoding 3-isopropylmalate dehydratase large subunit encodes the protein MSEKILGQKTGREVSAGEIVVTEVDYVFAHDASGPLTLDQLKTLNISKPAHPDRTILILDHAVPSPNSTISNNQARLRKWAKETGSRFSEAGEGICHQVMAENYASPGQVVLGTDSHTVTAGALGAFATGMGATDIAVAIGLGKTWLRVPESIKIEVEGALQPSVYAKDVILTAIGKLGVEGANYKALEFVGETISKMRIDERLTLSNMAVEAGAKVGLIPSDATTKKYLESRGRGKNFQQIAPDKSAEYEETITIEAEKVEPTVAFPDNVDNVKPVSEVAGLEMQQVFIGSCTNGRLQDLQIAAKILKGKHVSSNVRLIVTPASRETLILAMQDGTIETLVRAGASVTPPGCGVCFGALGGVPADGERILTTTNRNFLGRTGNPNAGTYLASPATAAATALKGALTDPRRLA
- a CDS encoding alanine--glyoxylate aminotransferase family protein, encoding MDELNPPERLLLGAGPSNVHPRVVKALLSPLVGHLDPYFIEIMDETKKLLANAFKTKNEFSLPISGTGTAAMEAAICNLVQEGDEVIIGVNGYFAQRMSEMVRRWGGKTLEVKKRWGDVTTKEEVENLFKNSNANLVALVQGETSTGALQPLQDIAKIARAYDALVLVDTVTSFTGVDLDIDGWGIDVCYSSPQKCLNAPPGASPITVGDRAMSRIRNRRKPVQSLYFDFTLIERYWSERRMYHHTAPIMNVYALREALMIALEEGLDNRIAKYKRNSEALMAGVEAAGLTMNTEHQFTLPSLNAVRVPKGVNADKVKNIFLDRFNTEIGAGLGELKGQVWRVGLMGLNSSERNVLFFLEALEVALRKEGHPLKPGVAVDAAVDYYDAH
- a CDS encoding ornithine cyclodeaminase family protein, with the translated sequence MVLILQGQEIQQILKMRDTVPAVEEAFRQLGEGQVQMPPRQLMLEPERGGWIAVMPAYIKKTKALATKVVTVYPENPTVKLPTTMATIVLNDPDTGQLLAVMDGAYITAVRTGAVGGVAAKYLARSDAQTVGIFGAGIQARSQLEALCEVRHIKDALVYDLVPEAAEKYAEDMSIKLGIKVSAAKTSKEAVTDRDIIVTASTAKTPVFKGSWLEPGTHITGVGAHMASTREIDTEAVKRSKVVVDLREAAEKECGELLIPLQEKEITLDIIYGELGEIVSGKKKGRVNPREITLFKSAGLAIQDAAAARLAYDKAVKAGVGVHVDL